From Caldanaerobius fijiensis DSM 17918, one genomic window encodes:
- the sat gene encoding sulfate adenylyltransferase: protein MSIKPHGGRLVNRFVDGNKRENLLEEAMRLRKLILNDFQISDLELIANGGYSPLTGFMKKADYENVVENMRLADGTVWSIPIVLGVTEEEARTIEIDKGLTLADKSGRILGVLYVEEKYKYDKYNEAEKVFKTTDPAHPGVKQVFERGDVLIGGDIFLLNPVEHNNFKELYIDPVETRRIFEEKGWKKIVAFQTRNPIHRAHEYIQKVALEICDGLFLNPLVGQTKNDDIPADIRVKCYKVLLEKYYPKDRTFMSAFPAFMRYAGPREAVFHALIRKNYGATHFIVGRDHAGVGNYYGTYDAQRIFDEFEPEEIGITILPFEHSFYCKACNGMASFKTCPHGDDQHIVLSGTKVREMLANGIMPPEEFTRKEVAEILMDYYRSKKDK, encoded by the coding sequence ATGTCTATAAAACCCCACGGAGGTAGATTGGTTAACAGGTTCGTTGATGGTAACAAGAGGGAAAATCTGCTTGAAGAGGCAATGAGGTTAAGAAAACTTATACTTAATGATTTTCAGATATCTGATCTGGAACTTATCGCCAATGGAGGATATAGTCCTTTGACAGGTTTTATGAAAAAGGCTGATTATGAGAACGTCGTGGAGAATATGAGACTGGCTGATGGCACGGTGTGGAGTATACCGATAGTGCTGGGAGTTACAGAAGAAGAAGCCCGGACTATTGAAATTGATAAAGGTCTTACTTTGGCGGATAAAAGCGGACGGATTTTAGGTGTATTGTATGTGGAAGAAAAATATAAATACGATAAATATAATGAGGCCGAAAAAGTATTTAAAACCACAGATCCAGCTCATCCAGGTGTTAAACAAGTGTTTGAAAGAGGAGATGTGTTGATAGGTGGAGATATATTTTTGTTAAATCCCGTTGAACACAATAATTTTAAAGAACTGTATATAGACCCAGTTGAAACGCGAAGGATTTTTGAAGAAAAAGGTTGGAAGAAAATAGTTGCGTTTCAGACCAGAAATCCCATACACCGAGCCCATGAGTATATACAGAAAGTGGCACTGGAGATCTGCGATGGTTTGTTTTTAAATCCATTGGTTGGTCAAACCAAGAATGATGACATACCTGCTGATATAAGGGTTAAATGCTATAAAGTGCTTTTAGAGAAATATTATCCGAAAGACAGAACATTTATGTCTGCATTTCCGGCTTTCATGCGGTATGCAGGGCCGAGAGAAGCTGTATTTCATGCACTAATAAGGAAAAATTACGGAGCGACTCACTTCATAGTAGGACGTGACCACGCAGGAGTCGGAAATTATTACGGAACTTATGACGCTCAGCGCATTTTTGATGAGTTTGAGCCTGAAGAGATAGGTATAACCATACTTCCCTTTGAGCATAGCTTTTATTGTAAAGCATGCAATGGCATGGCTTCATTTAAGACATGTCCCCATGGAGATGATCAGCATATTGTATTGAGCGGCACAAAAGTCAGAGAAATGCTGGCCAATGGGATCATGCCTCCTGAGGAATTTACAAGGAAAGAGGTCGCGGAAATTTTGATGGATTATTATAGGTCTAAAAAAGATAAATAA